AACCAGCTTGATTATGCTTGCTTCGGCTTGACTTCTAATATTGCTATTTGAAATAGCGTCAATGCTTTCTTCCCTCTGCTTATGTCTGGTGGCAAATAGAAGAACAAACTTCATTGTACCGGTTAGCCGCTCCCACTTGGAAAAACGTTCGAAGTCTATGATTGGGTCCAATGGTAACTGCTGATGAGCGTTGATTGTAgttgttttaatttcttcaTCTGTAGTTTCCTCGATCACTTCATTCGGCCAGTCACACTCTGCACTGTAGAGGAATGAGGGAACCTTGTACCACCTGCTGTTTTCTTCGAAATATGGGCCACTGCCCGATTTTGTGGCCTCGTTAGCCACGTTCATTTTTGACGGCACTTTTCTCCAGTCTCCAACCTCCGTATCGTCCAGAATCTCCGTAATTCGAAATGCTACGTACTGCTTATATTTTCTTGGTTCAGACCGTATCCAGTTCAACACTGTTGATGAATCGCTCCACAGTATTCTGCGCCTAATCGACAAAGTGTGGTTTGACATGATGGATTTCATGAGTCGTGTTCCTATCACTGCCGCTTGAAGCTCCAATTTTGGAACTGACAGTAGCTTAATCGGTGCGACTTTCGTTTTGCAGAAACGAGGCTACATCTGACCACTTCATCGTCTACAATCCTGAAGTAGGCAACAGCAGCATATGCTGCACTACTGGCGTCTACGAAAACATGTAGCTCCAAAGAATCGTAATTGTTTTGGCTGCAACCCGGAAAATAACATCTAGGTATTTCAACCTTATTCAAGTTTCGAAGAACGGTAACGTACTGTTTCCACCGAGGCACAATATCGACAGGAAGTTTATCGTCCCAGCCGATCCCCGATCTCCACACATCTTGAACGATTGTTTTTCCGTGTATCACGAATGGGGCGACTAGTCCTAAAGGGTCGAATACACTCATGACGAGGCTTAGGAGTTGGCGTTTAGTCGGAATTTCAACACCATCGATTAAACCACTAAGGTCGTCCCGTAGCATCAACGTGAAGATAAATATGTCGTCTTGTGGGCGCCATTCCATCCCCAATATACGTTCCATATTGCTTCCTTTGTCTATAGTAAAGCTCTTTACCGCCTTCGTATTTTGCTGTCCGATTCGCTGTAGAACCTCTGAAGAATTCGACATCCAATGCCGAATGAGGAATCCTGCCTTTTCGTGCACTTTCTTCACCTCCATTGCTAGCTGAACACCCTCATCAACTGTGTCGACACTGTCCAAGTAATCATCGACATAGTGGTTCTCCTTTATCGCAACGGCtgccttcggaaattcaacGGCATGTTCCTCGGCATTCAAGTTTTTGACAAACTGTGTGGAACTCGGCGAACAGGTTGCACCAAATATTGTGACGTCCATTACATATACTTCCATCGGCTCAGAAGGCTGGTTGCGCCATAGAAATCTCTGCGCTGAACGATCTACAGGGGCAATGTATACTTGATGGAACATTTCCATTATGTCGCCACAGATGGCGATCTGTTTCTGCCGGTAGCGGCATAGAACTCCTTGCAATGAATTCAATAGATCTGGTCCTTTAACAACACGGAATTTAAGGATACTCCTTGAACAGAAGCAGCGGCGTCCCATACAACCCTCACTTTTCGGGCTTTTTGGGTTTATCACAACCCCGAGCGGAAGATACCACGTCCTTCAGGGTCCGTCTCTTGCATTTCCCGTTTGGTTGCCTTATGTGCGTATCCTTTAGCTACGTATTCCTTGACTTGCAGTCGAACATTGTCATATAAGTGAGGTGCTTTACTCAAGCGATTTTCCAGGCATTTTAATCTTCGTTCGGCCATTGGCTTACTATTAggaaattcaactttgtcaaaCTTCCACAGTAGTCCGGTTTGAAATTTTCCGGTTCCCGTGCGTCTTGTGGTTGTTCGAAGAATCTCCTTTGCTCGCTGTTCATCGGCTGACTCCTTTGTTTGACCGATTGCTATTCCCACACTTTCCATGGAGAAGAAACCTTTCACTAACTCTTGAAGTTCATTATCTCTGGTCCTTGTATCGATGTGTAAAACACGTTGCGATGAAACATTTGAATTATTTCTAATACGGCCATACACTACCCAACCAAGTCTGGTTTTAGCCGCTACTGGCTCATCTTCTCGACCTTCTCGTAGCTTCAGTGTAGTCTTTAATCTTGTATTATCCAGACCAATCAAAATGCCAGGTGTTGCGTTGCTATAGCTTCTTATAGGAAGACCGTTCAGGTACGAGTGCTTGTTTCTTAGCTCTTCGATGTCGATGCTTTGGTGTGGAAGTTCCAAAGCTTGAACGGTTTGAACTTTATGAAGCACGAACTGTTGGCCAGTATGTCCTGAAATATTTAGCCGTACCTGCTGGGAGTTTTCCTCAACGCGCTTGACTCCATTGGTCCATTGCATACACAAAGGGAATTTCGGACCTTTTACACCTAACTGTGCTGCCAAAGACATGTCTATCAATGTCGAATCAGACCCTCCGTCCAAAAATGCGAAGGTTTCAACCGAACGATTATTAGCATGCAGTACGACAGGAATAATACGGAACAGTACTCGATGATGGTGCTGATGAACAGCAATCACGCCAGAAACCGGAGATATATCTGCACTATCGCGTCTTGGATCACCAGGGTGTAGCAGTCTGTGATGCCGTTGCTCGCATCCATCAACTCCGCAAAACGATGCTTTACATGGCCATTTACCGTGTGGGTACAAGCAACGTCTACATAGATGTTTTTCCTGCGCAGCTGTCCACTTTTCTTCTAATGTtttcaatttgaaaatatgacagTCTTTGGGCTTGTGACCAACTATCTTGCACACCATGCAAGGGCGTTCATTGGGGACCTCTGTGCTGCATATTCAACGCATGAACCTCTGATGAGTGAGAATTCACTACGACTTTACTTTTCGACTTCCCGTTTTATCCGTTATTGGTGTAACACTACTAGCCGCTGTAACGATCACGTCCATATAGTCCGAAAAGGTCTGCAGGTCAGCGCTTTCCATATGTCGCTTGTGCAAAGCCCAGTCCAGTTTTATATTTGCTGGAAGCTTTTCAACCAGTTCTTCCATTACGATCGGATTCGCTAGATGCACTTGTTGCCCAGTAGCTACAATATGTGCGCAGAGATTTCGGACAGTTAAGCCGAAGTTGATAATGCTTCCTAGTTTTTCAGGTCTCGGCGTCGGTGCTGCTCGAACTTCAGATAGCAAGGTATTAATAATCGCCTCAGGTcgaccatacaaaattttcaatgttttaacGATTTGTGGTACGTTCGAAGGAT
The nucleotide sequence above comes from Armigeres subalbatus isolate Guangzhou_Male chromosome 3, GZ_Asu_2, whole genome shotgun sequence. Encoded proteins:
- the LOC134222539 gene encoding uncharacterized protein LOC134222539 → MSNHTLSIRRRILWSDSSTVLNWIRSEPRKYKQYVAFRITEILDDTEVGDWRKVPSKMNVANEATKSGSGPYFEENSRWYKVPSFLYSAECDWPNEVIEETTDEEIKTTTINAHQQLPLDPIIDFERFSKWERLTGTMKFVLLFATRHKQREESIDAISNSNIRSQAEASIIKLVQLHRYPEECRIL